TTGGGCTTCCCAGACCTCTCTTTGGGGGTTGCTGAGATCCCAACTCCCTGGGGTTGAGGTTCCGGTGGAGATGGTGAGCTGGCCCACTGGGACAACCCCATAGTGTGGGAGGAGTGGGCCAAGCTCTTGGACAGGTGCACAAGAAGCAATTGCCATGCAAACCCTGTGGGAAGGAGCCCAGGGCAACCTGTGAAGCTGTGTGGAAACCAGCACAGGAATGGTGCTGTCCCAGCCATCAGCAAGAGAAGCTGAATCAAGGCAGCCAGTGCTGGGCCATGGGGAGGACACAAGCTGCCTGATCCCAGTGTGGGTGCATCTCCATGAGGTGTGGAGTGGGGAACGCTTCCAGGATGTGCAGCCATACCAATAAGCCATTTCTGCCCTATAGACTCTCTCCCTGCACTGTTACTTGCCTAGATTTGGctttttaaaggtgtttttcaggaatatttcttCAGTGGAGCCCCTGCCTCCTCAGCCTGTCTCTTGCTGCCATTTGGGCCAATTTTGGGCCTCTCCTGAGATGCTGAAGGCTTCAGCTTCAGGAAGGAGACAACAGCCTTAGACATGGGGTTACAAACAGCACTGACCCTGCAGGCTGGCCATGGGAAGAGGTTTTTGGAGCCCTTTTGTTACATCTTGAAGGGAAGAACATCACTATGGTGATCCCAGGTCATCCCTCTGCCTCTTCATGCCTTTCCTTTGCCTTGCAGAATTCCTGGCGGTGGGAATGGCGTCTGTGCAGAGGCCACGTGGTTTCTACCTCCTGGCCACACTCCAGTCCCTGTTCAGCCAGTCCAcggaggaggagctgcaggagatggtggtggtggtgcacCTGGCTGACACCGATCCTGGCTGGAACGTGCGCGTTGCTGCCACCATCGCCCAGAAGTTTGCTCGCCACATCCTCCTGGGCCGGCTCCTGCTCATCCATGCTCCCCCTGAGTTCTACCCCACCCTGGAAGGTCTGAAGAGGAACTTCAACGACGCAGAGGAGCGGGTGAGGTTCCGCTCCAAGCAGAATGTGGACTATGCCTTCCTGCTCGCCTTCGCTGCCAACCTCTCCTCCTACTACCTGATGATCGAGGATGACGTGTGGAGCGCCAGGTCCTTCCTGACGTCCATCCGCAGGGCAGTGGCTTCCCAGGAGGGCTCCAACTGGGCCACCCTCGAATTCTCCAAGCTGGGCTACATCGGAAAGCTCTACCGCTCCAGTGACCTTCCTCGCCTGGctcacttcctcctcctcttctacCAGGAAATGCCCTGTGACTGGCTGCTGGTCCACTTCCGCCAGCTGCTCACCCAGAAGGACGTGATCCGCTTCAAGCCATCTCTCTTCCAGCACATGGGCCTCTACTCCTCCTTCCAGGGCACTGTCAACCGGCTGAAGGATGAGGATTTCCAGGCTGATGCCTTGGACCTCCCGGACAACCCACCAGCATCCCTGTACACCAGCATGTCCATCTTTGAGAACTACGAGCCCCTCAAGGCCTACAGCTCGGCACAGGGGTACTTTTGGGGCAAAGACCCGGCAGCTGGCAGTACTTTTACCATCGTGTTCCAGCAGCCAGCCCGAGTCAGCCGCGTCCGGGTGCGCACGGGCTCCGTGGAGCGCCCGGGCGATTTCCTGCGcgcagggctgctggagctgggccagcgCCGCGACCGCAGCCGGGACTGCTCCTCCTACGTCCCTGTGGGCTCCTTTGAGAAGGGgaccctggagcagcagggcctggagaGGGTCCTGCCTAGGCCCGTGGAGTGCGTGAGGATCCGGGTGACCCAGGACCAGAGCGAGTGGCTCATCATCCAGAGCATCGAAATCTGGACCACAGCAGGCACTTGAGCACAGCACCTGTGGCAGCATGTCAAAGCAGCTGCATTGGgttcctttatttttcacattgcCTTTTTGGATAAGAAATTATTGGCTCTCACTGCCCTATGTCTGGAGAGATGGGAACCactgctgtgggctgtgggTGGGTCTAGGAGCAGGGCCCATCAGAATGTACCTGCTGGGGGATGCCCCAATGAGCCAAGGAGGGGGAAGGATGTACAGGACAAAGCTGATCAGCTAATTAACAAACCAAATAATTCATCAGGCAGTGGTATTTTTTGGAGCCTCTCCACACCTTACTTGTTATAAGTTTTCTAACTTTTTCCAAAACTCTCAATTTCTCATTCCCTCCTCTCTGATCCCATTTCCTAGCTGCTCCTGGAGGGGTCAGGGGAAAGTCTGGGGGTGCTGCTCACCAAACCCTTCACCTGCAGGCTCAGCAGGTTCGTGGCAGCAGCAAGCTCCCACTGGTGCCCGGCCATTTCCCGGTGCCGATCGGGGGCGACGGCCACCAGATGGACCCATCGGCCCGGCCACGGGCAGCGCCTCCCACCAGCGCTCCTTGTTCCCGCCCTCGAAGGGAATAAAACCAATTCCCAGGGACCTCACTTCGTGTTTTTGCTTGGTTCACACGGAGCGGGAAGGACAGGCAAGATGGGGCATCTAGAAGGGCGAGGAAGGCACAGAATTGAGCTCCAGGGAACAAAGATAAGCCAAGGAAAATGTGGCCTTGGTATAATGTGAAGCTCTGTGTCCTTTTTAGCCCAGTAAGGTGCTGAAGGGTAACTGGAGTACACAAAGGATCCCAAAAGCTGCtgtttgggtttgtgtggcaGGGTCAGCTTGGAGGGCTGGATGCTCCACTAGCAGCTGTGGGCCCCAGTATGCAGGGCAGTGACTGACACCTCTCCCAATTAGGCTTTTAGCAACAATTTCTCAGCTTCCTGCAAAGGAAGAATTCCAGTCTGCTCAGCATTCCCATGGGATAGCCCAGAGAACCCACTAACCTGTGCCAAGCAGGACCCTGGTCTGCCCATGTTCCAAGCATGGCtctcctggggcaggacagTCACTGtcagcagggagcagtgccACTCCTGCAGCACCATAACCACAGCTCTGGTTTGAGGTGGCATCAGCTCAcctgctgggcactggcaggCAGATGGAGAGCCCCAGACTTAGCATGATGAGGTTCTTCCCCTGAAAAAAAGCCACTCAGGTAGTAGTAGATCTTTGCATTTAATATGGAGGTGCTACACCATAAACTCCAAATTTTCTCAGTGGGATCAATACACATGGCAGAACCACTGCAGCTTCCTCCACACAGACCAAGTCCTGTCAGAGCTCTTGGAGTGTTCTGAGTGGCACAAGTGTCCACTTCCCAGGGCCCTGAAAAGTGTTTCCAGTGCTCCAGGAGAGCCTTTGCCCCAGTTCTCTTGGacacaaatgctgctgctcactgtggGAGAACACCAAGGGTCACCAGTGTGGGTACAAATCAAGAGGTTTCACCCCAGGAAGTTTCTATCTACTGGTAAAGCACAAAAAGATAGAAATGTAAATCAGCTTTTTACCTCTTGGACTCTTACTGATGTAGGTACTAACAGTTTTTGTGATATTCACATGCCCAGAAGCAAGCTGCAGTCTCAATTATGCTGGTGTAAACCTGGACAGACTCTAGAGGTATGGAAATCTCTCCATTTACATCAGGATAAGTGGAAGCAGCAGTGTGCACTGGCAGAAACCCCCTCCCCTTTGTTCCTGTGCTGTTCCTCTGTGGCTCAGCACCACAATGCCCAAGGACCATCAGTGCATactggaggaggaggtggctgctGCATCCTGGAGAAACATCACATAATTTATCCCACATCAAAATTCTCCCACCATTTTTATCCCAGGAGGACTCAGCCAGCTCACAgcactctgctcccagcccctgtccctgctggggtggGCTGATGGAGTCCCATGGCAGCCAGAGCCCAGGGGCCCCgtggctgggcaggggaagggcaggggacACGACCAGAGAAGCctttggggctgctgctccctctggagACGGTGGATCAGGGAGGGCCGGAGGTTCCATTCCAACGCCGGGGTGTCCTGGTGCGGCAGGGCCCGGCAGGGCCTAGCTCAGCATCTTGTGCCGGTCGAACACCgtcttcctctgctcctgcacctgCCGCTTCCAGCGCTGCTGCGCCCCCTCCACCCGCTCCAGCACCGTGTTGGCCCTGGCGCCAGCCAGGGtgggcactgcagccagggagTGAGTGTCCTGCAAGGAAAGGAACGGGGCTGGAGaccaggcagtgcccagcctgaGCACAGAGCGAGGCAGCTGACCTGGGGAGAGACTGCACCTGGAAGAGCAGTGCAGGGTTTGTTGTTCTGATGAAAAACCTCCTTTTCAGAGCTCCTCAACACCAGCCCCCAAGTCCTTGCTCTTGGGGATCACCCACAACCCCAGACAGAAGTTCCCAGCAGAGGAACTGCGCGAAGTATAGAGCTCTGCTGGAAACCCACTCTTGGAGTCTGCAAGGAGCCACAGTGCCTAGGTGAACCACATCCCCCCGCTAAAACCAGGCTGACGATGGGTGGAGATCCATCGTGGCACAGGAACAGGGCCTATCCCAGAGGACTTAGTCCAGCATACTGGAGTGAGATAAACCTCACTTAACACCAGGCATCCACCATTTGCACCTGGATCTGGATCTGAATtactgctgcagagcagggtgcaAACCCATGACTTTGGAATACAATTCATAATCCTCCTGCAGGACCTCCTTTTTCAGCAGGAGGCAATGGATGGACTGTGGACActgaagcagctgctcctcacatccGAGTATGAAGGAATTGGGCCAAATAGTTTGTACTCACAACAAAGTACAAACAGGACAATCCAGCCTAGTGCTGCAACTGCATGAATTTTATGCAGCAAGAaatttttcctcccccaaaactGGTGTGtaacaaagagagaaagagggaaagagtgGCTCTTTCTTTGCTACTGGGATTTTGCCAAATCATTTTGCCCAGGGTTTGTATACCAAACCCCAAAAGATGGGGTTTGAATGAAATTGTGCTCTGGGAGaactgcagcagaggagcacaAGGAACAACAGCCTGGATACAACCCAgggcccagccccagagcaggatcAAACAGCACCTCGTAGGCCAGCGTTTTAAGTGTTTAGAAGGTGGTTTATCCAACACTTAAGTTTGTCCTTCCCTGGAAGCTCAGCACCACAAAACTCCACCTGAGACACTGCACAAACAGGAtctgtttgactttttttttttccctctagatGGACAAACCAAATTCAGGCCAGCTGCTACAAAGTCCCCTCTGCCTCTGAGGGCAGGGCTTGCCTTGGGGTCATTACACAGAACTCTGAATATTCCTTGTGCTTCTGCATGACGTGCAGAGATCTAAATGTTCACCTGTGTAAgtgcccccagagcagcagtgctggtccCTCAGTGGATCAGAGGACACAAGCAGTAGGTCGCTGTTTCCCTGTCCCCCATtctcctgtccccctgtctgCACCCCTGCCCCCTCACCTCGCTGTCCTCCTCATTGTGCAGGGGCTGGGTGTAGGGGTCTGGCTTGCGGATCAGGGGGTCCACGAGCACCAGGAACGCCATGTAGAGCAGCAGGGCCCCCACCACCGACAGGTAGATGATGATGATCACCTGCAGTTGAGGACAGCACAGGGGGAAAGGATAAGCAGTGGAGATAAGAAGCACCACAGAGGTCAGGAAGGTCCTTTGCAGCTGCCTCTGATGTGTGATCTCTTGTTCTCATTTTGCTCACAAGAGTCTCTTGCTCTTGCCAGGAGGCTGAGGTTGTGCCATCGCTGCACAAACTGTGCTGACGCTCTCACTGTGCCAACTGAGGGCATGTTCTGCACACAGGGGACAACAAGATGGGGCCCTGGTCAGAGATGCTTGGCACTCTTGTCACACATCCCCAGCAAGAAGACTGGGctcccacacagctcctcactACCAGGAATGCCCCTGTctcagggaatcacagaaatcacagaagtCACAGAATCCCTGAATCACTGAGTGAGGTTGGAGAAGATGTctgagatcatggagtccaacctgtgaccaatCCCCACCTCGTCACCCcacccagagcactcagtgccacatccagtggttccttgaacacctccagggacagtgactccctgggcagccccttccagtaTCCAACAtcctttttgtgaagaaattcttcctaatgtccaacctaaacctcccatGATGCAACTTAAGACTATGTCTTCTTGTCGTGTCACTAGCTGCCTGTGAGAAGAGGCCAagccccacctggctacagccttcTTTCAGAGAGTTGTACAGtgagcccctggcactgccaccatgTACTCGCTGTGACAGtttcctttctgaaagaaaactttctggGCTCTTCTCCAGGAACCTTCCagtgtggcagtgctggtgctaCTGTGGCAGGGCAtggggcagggcacaggcagtGAGTGCAGTCACCCTGGGCTTGTGTGGCACAGGAGGGGGCAGGACAGTGGCAGGGCCTGAGCCAAGGTACCttgatggtggtggtgctgcGCTCCTCGTACTTGCACTCGCAGAGCAGGCAATAGGCCTCCACATCATTGCCAGGTACTGGCATGGGCTCCACCACGTGCAGACAGttgctgcagcacaaacaaaccacaatcagcagcagcacaaggtgAAACCAGTGCTCTGTGCAAGGACACTGGGGTGACTTTGTCTGTGTCCCAGCTTTCCGGTCAGGCTGATACCACTGATCTCGTGTTAAGAGCTCccctcacagcccagctgcccaaAGTCCCTGGGATAGGTTGTCCCAGCACCTTTGGCAGGGATCTGGTCCAGGTGGAAAGGATTGGAGGGCACACCCTACATCTGCCAAGAGTGGTGGGTTAATGTATCATCCCAGATCCCtcaatttctgtttaaaaaaatgcccCTGGCCTGGGTTGAACATCACCCACCaaagcagctccctctgcaaaCATACAGGCAGGGAATCCATTCCTCAGCATCAGCTGGGAACTCCAGAGCCTGGCTGGCACAGACCGACCCTGAGgctgctcactcactcactccactcactcactcactcactcaccaGTCCTTCTGGGACACATTCTTGTTGTAGATGTGCCCGCTGATGTTGCGGTACGGGGGGCAGATGCACTTGCAGCGAATGtcctcagagctctgcaggacacaggagCCATGTGAAGAAGgggacacagctctgtcccctcacaccccacctctgctgtgccccacaCACGGCTCGGTGTCACCCACCTTGCTGGCCTGTgctgggggacacaggacacagcccagcagcaccagcagcagcatggggCTCACAGAGTTCCGGGAGCTTGGGGTGAACATCCTGGGAGCCTGAGGGAACAAAATTCACATCCAGGATAGAGCATCTCAGCTGAATGCAGTCACAACGAGGTAGtcaatagattttttttggcCCACTTGCCTCTGTTTTGCCCAGGAAGAAGAAATTTGTTCCTGAATCGCAGCTGATGCCAGCCAGAAACTCTTGGAAACAACACAGATCCCAACAATGCTCCTGTCAGAAGAGCTTCCACCAGGTACAACCCCACATCTAAACTACACCAGCCCTGCAAAAGTATTGCTGATTTCCTTACAACTGGATTTGTGAGTGGTAAACCATTCATCTTCTGACACTCAAAGTCTTGCTGCTGAAGGGAATTATGTATTTTCCTGTCATGAGCTATGGGAAAGGGGTGGAATATTCCtaaatattccaaataaattcCTAAACCTCCTTTATCTCAAGATACCTGTTCAGTAAatcctgattttaaaattacttcaagcTGGTAGCTTGGTGAATTCATTAACGCCTTCTGCTACatatcacagaatggtttgggctggaagggaccctaaagataACCTCCTTCCAACCCCCATGTGTGTGGATAAAGTTGTTGCAGAGATGTGTGCTTCCATAAATCCATAAGAATATGAATTTATTCCCTGTGCCACAAAAGGCAAGTTTGCCTTGGTCAGGCTGGTGTTCACCCTGAGAGAGAAACAGTGGAACAGGTGTTGGGGGACCTTGGGACAGCAAGGAAGAGCTGTTTcagcagaggaaggggaagggaattTACACCTCCATTAATCAGCTCCCAGGTAATCCCACAGTTTACTCCAGGTACTTGTACTCCATCACCTGACCTGATTCCATTGGGATTTTAATCACTGCAATATTCCATTCCCTTCCTTTATCTTATGTCAACACCTTAAATTCACATAATGGATTACAAACACCAAGTTCCTTTCTTCTTTATCTAAACAAAACACCAGCAACTTCTAACAAGCTGCCAGACCTCTAAAATGCATTCCAGTCCTATCACCTCATCCCATGATTTATTAAGGTTTTGTACCACAGCTTCAAAAATCTCCTCAAACAATGATCCTTTCCAGGGAGACTCCCCTGTACATCAGAGGTTCAGATCTTCATCACAGATGTGGGGAACAGGACTGATCTGAGCTGCCTAGTTCCCCATTTTAAGTGGGTCTGGACTTTTGTCTGAATTTTTAACACAACAATGGGGCATGTGCCATTGCTGGGCATGCAATGCCCAACTCTCAGCTGAGTTTAGAATATCTGAACAACTCATAAatgtcacttttaaaaataggaacGGAAAACACGAGATCTATTATACCGTAAAGAAAAACTTAGAACCTGGGCAGAGTTCACGCACCATGAAGTGCAGAACACCCTCAACAACACAAAGGATAATCAAGGCATATTTAGCTCCAATATATTTGACAGCAAAAAGATACATGCACACATGCCTTACAGCTATTTTTTCCAGACCATCAGCCCGGGCCACAGCAGCCAtgcagccaaaaccagcagaatCTGGACCAAAATCTGCCAGAgcaggaagcacagcagagggTGCATGGTTGAGCTGAAGTTCTTGGGGGCTGTAAGTGCGGCAGCTCCCAGGATGAGCCCCCACAAAAGACTGTCCAGAGCATGGCTGCACACAACCACCCCCTCTTCTCCCTGGGATTGCCCAGTAATCACCTCATCTTTaacctccccatccctgcaagtgtccaaggccaggctgcacggggttggagcagcctggtctcgTGGAATTAGTCCTTGCCCATAGCAGGG
The sequence above is a segment of the Camarhynchus parvulus chromosome 26, STF_HiC, whole genome shotgun sequence genome. Coding sequences within it:
- the MGAT4C gene encoding alpha-1,3-mannosyl-glycoprotein 4-beta-N-acetylglucosaminyltransferase C, which encodes MRCSLKRSLTVLLTVSFLLLLLLHGSSRQEQDPLEVQLRGLAPDTILQLLQPEGAQHILRDTAELSALHNISYQLLAGSPAPRKKFLAVGMASVQRPRGFYLLATLQSLFSQSTEEELQEMVVVVHLADTDPGWNVRVAATIAQKFARHILLGRLLLIHAPPEFYPTLEGLKRNFNDAEERVRFRSKQNVDYAFLLAFAANLSSYYLMIEDDVWSARSFLTSIRRAVASQEGSNWATLEFSKLGYIGKLYRSSDLPRLAHFLLLFYQEMPCDWLLVHFRQLLTQKDVIRFKPSLFQHMGLYSSFQGTVNRLKDEDFQADALDLPDNPPASLYTSMSIFENYEPLKAYSSAQGYFWGKDPAAGSTFTIVFQQPARVSRVRVRTGSVERPGDFLRAGLLELGQRRDRSRDCSSYVPVGSFEKGTLEQQGLERVLPRPVECVRIRVTQDQSEWLIIQSIEIWTTAGT
- the TMEM9 gene encoding transmembrane protein 9, which codes for MFTPSSRNSVSPMLLLVLLGCVLCPPAQASKSSEDIRCKCICPPYRNISGHIYNKNVSQKDCNCLHVVEPMPVPGNDVEAYCLLCECKYEERSTTTIKVIIIIYLSVVGALLLYMAFLVLVDPLIRKPDPYTQPLHNEEDSEDTHSLAAVPTLAGARANTVLERVEGAQQRWKRQVQEQRKTVFDRHKMLS